The DNA region CAAGGCGTGCCCTTATTGCTTCCATCTCTTCCTCATCGTCGGCGCCCTCAGCTATGGCTTCATCCTATACAAATCAGATAAATTTAACCATTAATTCACTCCGCAAGAAGGTTTATAAGAATTGATGGAGATAAGGGTGGAAGTAATTCCACTCTCAAGTGTACCTCTTCTGCGGTAGGAGCAGATTGCTTCACCTTCTCCTTCCTTACTGCTTCTGGAAGCTGTGCAGCTGTCTCCCCGGCTATGGCGGTCAAGACCTTATCAACTTCCTCGTCAATCTCCTCTTCAATGTCCTCCGAGTCTAGGGCAGTGTCCACGGCATCATTGACAAACTCTTCGATAACCCCTGCCTGCACATAGGCATGAAGAAGCAAAGTTAATTGTGGGGAAGAAAATGAAACCGTTTTTGTTGCTTGAATAATTATATCAGCAAGTGATAAACTCTGTTTTCTTCAATTCTCATAATTGATGAATATATCAATCAACCACAAACCCATCATTGTAAATGTGGATCAATTGGTTGGTTTAGAGCTCCATAAAAGAAGACAAACACCATCAAGTCAATAATGTATAAGAAAAATAACGAGATGAAAGATAAGGACTTGATTCTTTTTACTAGCTGTTCGGCATAATAAACAGCCTATCTCATTCCTAGACATCACCAAGCAGAGGTCGCATGCGGAAGCAAGTCACTAGGATGAACATACAAAGAGCACACATGGAACAGTTTTCGATAAAATATATTAGCTCATTCTCGATTCAAGCCACATTGGCTTGAAATACAGGAGCTACATCATGAATGGCAATACCTTTGTCATTTCTTTGCTGAACTCTTGCATAGTAACGGCCATTTCTGGAGCTTTCATAAGATTATTGACAAGCTTCATCACCTCTGCACTCTTAGACAGGTGGCCAACAGTCCGAGCAATTGCTGTAAACCCAGCCAAGCAAGGATGTAAGATAGGTGACAGTGACACAAATGATTCGGGCAATCAAAAGATTCAAAACTCCATAATGGAGTTTTAAAAGATGAGTTTAAGGGTGACGTTATCATTAATTGGTCCCCCGCCTAATACTACTCATTATCAATAAACAAAAGAGCTTTTCCTAATCCATCATGAACAAAATTCATCCTCAAATCAACCGCAAGCAACTTAACCAACCTAAGTCACACAGAGCAGTGATATAACTCGGTGTATTGAAAGCATAATGCATTCATTTTGGACACTGAAAGACATACCCACACTCTCGCCGAGATGCATCGAGATCGAGTTCATTTGCGCCTTGTTTTCATAGAGCCGGTTCACCGTTCTCCTCGATAATACAACCTCCTTGGCAAGAGCCTGAAAATAAAATCCCAGTAAGAAGAAACAACAAAGATGAGAAGCATGAGGATGTGGAAGCTAAGTACGAGGAATGAGAACAGCAGGGAGTCAAAGGGCAAACCTTTGCAGAGACCATGTCGTTCCTCTTAGCAGCTTCTTTTATTGCCTTCTGCAcattcttctcttctctctgtATATCTAAAGGCCAAACCCAACAATAAACACGCAACAATCTGCTCAGCATCCCATCAAAGCaaattctcaaaaaaaaaaaaaaggctacCCTTTATccatttctaataaaaaattacccCGGATTTGGCGTTCGATGTTGCGACACTCTTGGCGGAGGCGACGCTGCCAGTCCCTCAATTGCTGCTGGGGGTTGGATTTCGGCTTTATCATGTTCATCACTTTCTCCATCTTCGTCCCCCTCTGCCAAGATTCCTCGAGGGCAAAATTCGAGAACACGGCGATGACTAATACTGGAATTGGGCGGGATTGTTCAGGTGGATCGAGAGCTGCCCTGCTTTGCACCGGAGAGATCTGAAGTGCGGCGATCGGGGATTCGGTTTTCGGGGATTTGGGAACTTCGATCTTTGACCTGATTGACGAAatcaggaagaggaaaagTTGATTTCCATTACCGACCAACCTTTTAGCATCAAGATGGACTGGAAAACCATAactttaatcattttggtcctttgttatatattcttattttatttttccgcCCCCAGTAGTTTGATTATATTCTCAAAGCAGCCCAAGTGCAGACAAATTTGAATCCATTACAAGAGAGGAAAAGGCCTCTCAATCGCAGGAATAATAACATAAATATTGCTCAAATTTGTTATTTTCCAGTTTCTCGAGCTATAGAAAATCTCCTTTCAGAACAATTCCGAACATACAAACGGTTACATAGTTTGGAAGATTGAATCGGGATGAGTGATCATTAAATACATGAATGTGTTAAAATGACAAGAATTTTAAGGTGTGTGACCtttcaaaaaaattgtatTACATGATAATAGAAATggaattatcaaaataatatgcTGGGAATACATGTAACTTTATATCGAGGATTATTTCTTGCATCTACGCCATTCCTAAAATGAATTTGGTATAATAAGTTGCGCATCCATAATGAGTGGATTCGTTGTATCATGGTTATActttgttttttcttcttgttcgaAAGGTAACGAACTTGTATCATACTCATCTTTAACTGCTGGTATTAATATAGCAAAATACACGACCAATCCACTCGTTACGGATGTGCCACTTATTATATCGGTTTCAAGTGTGTTTATTTCaccttaattaaataagtattCAAAAGTTAAATATAAGTTAGCATGTATTTGATAATACAAAATAAGAGTTGAATTTAATCATTCAACacttaatgaaattaagtttgtataaatactaaaaaaatGACTTAACTTAATAGACTTAAGTAAAAAAAGTACTAAATGATTAAGTGAATGGGGACCTACTTAATCATGCAATCATTTTTTCACTCAGGGGGCTTTTCTTCATTCATTACACTAGTGCTCTCaaagtttttctttattttcaaatcataTTACTCATGTGAACCTAGACTCGataaagagagaaaggggagAGGCGACTCAATGCCCCCTACCTTGTTGTCGTCAATTCCGCGCGGTGGTGGCCCAATCGTTGGCCACCACCCTTCCGACTACCACCCTTACGACAACCTAGTCAGAAGGGTGGTGGCCATTGATTGGGACACCATCGCCACGATTTTCCCGAATCTACTCCCTCTCAATGGACAGAGAGTGGAGGCGAGACCATGGCTCATCTCCGGCCACTACCGTTATAGGCGATGTCACCGACAAGCACTCTAGGCGCTGCCACCCATGACGACATCACTAGTGGGCTTTTTGCTCGCTGGTGACCTCGTCTATGGCAGTGGTGGCCAGCCGACCACCCACCATTGCACCTTGCCCATAGATAAGATTGTAGATCTgctctttttttcatttctatttttattttatggaaacaaaaaaatatatgagtgGGGTCAAagtacaaataaacaaaatattgGGCTCTTAAACAATATGCTATCAAAGGAATGTTAATTTTTGACTACTTATTTACTAAACAATTTGGATTCAATTAGTTAAGCACTTAACTACTTATTTTACTAAATAATTtggattcaattaattaaacacTTATTCTATTAATTGTTGATAATTTCAGTACTTAATTTGAAGGggttaataaaaaaacacaaacttttcacattttaacaattttagtatgaacttttttccttaatctAAAAATACGCAAACTTTCAATTTGATAACCATTCTAGTATGGCGTcaactttttcattaatttgaaCGGAAAAAATTACTTACATATAGGGCAAGTGGTGTCCTTTGTGGTCGCCAACAACCCCAACCCATGGGGGTGGCGGCCAGAGACGAGGCCCATACTCTCCAAGACTTTggttttgctttttttttttcttttaaatttctatttaaattttctaaaataattttattataaagaaaatatgggGGTTCCAATCGACCTACACATCAGCAATTTTGTCcaaattaatagaaaaattgacacaatgctagaattgttatcaaattgaaactttgtgcatttttaggttaaggaaaaaaattcgtgctagaattattaaaatgtgaaaagtttgtactttttttttgttattaaccttAATTTAAGTGTTCAAATTTTAAGTCCAAATAAAGACATACTTAGttataagagaaaatgaataGGAGAAAGAGACAAAAATTAGAAGTGATATTGTAAACTCCTTAGTGAAATAAGTCATTATTTACCTAAATAAGTGATTCTCTAATCAAATattattccttttttattttttattaattg from Punica granatum isolate Tunisia-2019 chromosome 3, ASM765513v2, whole genome shotgun sequence includes:
- the LOC116201154 gene encoding vacuolar protein sorting-associated protein 24 homolog 1 translates to MEKVMNMIKPKSNPQQQLRDWQRRLRQECRNIERQIRDIQREEKNVQKAIKEAAKRNDMVSAKALAKEVVLSRRTVNRLYENKAQMNSISMHLGESVAIARTVGHLSKSAEVMKLVNNLMKAPEMAVTMQEFSKEMTKAGVIEEFVNDAVDTALDSEDIEEEIDEEVDKVLTAIAGETAAQLPEAVRKEKVKQSAPTAEEDEAIAEGADDEEEMEAIRARLAKVRS